A portion of the Halalkalicoccus tibetensis genome contains these proteins:
- a CDS encoding DUF502 domain-containing protein, with protein sequence MPSPQRRPSLRERLRQSVITGTAITIPFILTLIVLGFVLSFVAQTLNPVVWLADYAEVEVADPIVQLTTILTLIALIVVVGLVAEHTDGERIEGGFHAAMESIPGVSSIYNSFRRMSDILIESDVESFQDVKLVEFPRDGTYTIGYLTGRPPAEMVAAAGYDEMLTIFVPFAPNPVMGGFLIYVPEKRVIDVDMTVEESVQAIITSGVANSQDER encoded by the coding sequence ATGCCCTCCCCGCAGCGCCGGCCCTCCCTCCGCGAGCGCCTCCGCCAGTCGGTGATCACCGGCACCGCGATCACGATCCCGTTCATCCTCACGCTGATCGTCCTCGGGTTCGTCCTGAGCTTCGTCGCCCAGACGCTCAACCCCGTGGTCTGGCTCGCGGACTACGCGGAGGTCGAGGTCGCCGACCCGATCGTCCAGCTGACGACGATCCTCACCCTGATCGCGCTGATCGTCGTCGTGGGGCTCGTCGCCGAGCACACCGACGGCGAGCGCATCGAGGGCGGCTTTCACGCCGCGATGGAGTCGATCCCCGGCGTGAGCTCGATCTACAACAGCTTCCGCCGAATGAGCGACATCCTCATCGAGAGCGACGTCGAGAGCTTTCAGGACGTCAAGCTCGTCGAGTTCCCGCGGGACGGTACCTACACGATCGGCTACCTGACGGGACGGCCGCCCGCGGAGATGGTCGCGGCAGCGGGTTACGACGAGATGTTGACGATCTTCGTGCCGTTCGCGCCCAACCCCGTGATGGGCGGCTTCCTGATCTACGTCCCCGAGAAGCGGGTGATCGACGTCGACATGACCGTCGAGGAGAGCGTCCAGGCGATCATCACGAGCGGCGTCGCCAACAGCCAGGACGAGCGATAA
- a CDS encoding DUF5798 family protein, with translation MGLGSTTKKIQMMADKAEQLYAQLNEVKKQLEDLRTKVDTTHDTISELEVRHQQNRAILEALAEEQGIDVEQVITDASIEDAESRTGDDGPDAAPDEVAPGEPDEPAGTTGTAGDDAA, from the coding sequence ATGGGACTCGGAAGCACCACCAAGAAGATCCAGATGATGGCCGACAAGGCCGAACAGCTCTACGCGCAGCTCAACGAGGTCAAGAAACAGCTCGAGGACCTCCGCACGAAGGTCGACACGACCCACGACACGATCTCCGAGCTCGAGGTCCGCCACCAGCAGAACCGCGCGATCCTCGAGGCGCTCGCCGAGGAGCAGGGGATCGACGTCGAGCAGGTGATCACCGACGCCTCGATCGAGGACGCCGAAAGCCGGACGGGCGACGACGGGCCCGACGCCGCCCCCGACGAGGTCGCTCCGGGCGAGCCTGACGAGCCCGCCGGGACTACCGGAACCGCCGGCGACGACGCCGCCTGA